In Thermobaculum terrenum ATCC BAA-798, one genomic interval encodes:
- a CDS encoding ABC transporter ATP-binding protein — MRSTRKLLRFIRPYWLWALLAPLSMILEVLMDLLQPRLVQQIIDEGILRSDMRTVTHTGLLMVVVAVVGLAGGMACTVFAFLASMGMGADLRAELFRRVQSFSFGNLDRLESGNLITRLTNDVTQIQDVVMMMLRMLWRAPIMLVGGIVMAVITSPRLSLMFLVIMPVLLAVMAVLLRMGYNLFSRVQAMLDRINTVLQENLAGIRLIRAFARRDFEINRFREVNEGFAQANISAIRLISFGMPFMMLMLNGGIVAVVWFGGRWAIGGSLQVGQLVAFVSYLVQSLMSLMMVSMLIVRLSRAEASADRISEVLDERPDLAVATSPVRDVEVQGRVEFQHVTFSYDHSGGDPVLRDISFVAEPGQMIGIIGPTGSGKSTLVSLIPRFYDPTCGRVLLDGVDVREMDEELLRRSVGVALQEAVLFSGTIRDNIRFGRPEASDEEVEWAAKLAQAHDFIMSFPDGYDSVVGQRGVNLSGGQKQRLAIARALLVRPKVLVLDDSTSAVDAETESRIQAALRELRQTRFVVAQRISSVMPADKILVLEDGRIVAQGTHDELMQTSPAYREIYESQMEHGAVVHDAA; from the coding sequence TTGAGATCCACCAGGAAGCTGTTGAGGTTCATTCGCCCCTACTGGCTGTGGGCGCTGCTCGCTCCCCTGTCGATGATCCTGGAGGTGCTGATGGACCTGCTGCAGCCCAGGCTGGTGCAGCAGATCATCGACGAGGGCATACTGCGCTCGGACATGCGCACGGTGACCCACACGGGCCTGCTGATGGTCGTCGTGGCGGTGGTTGGCCTGGCGGGGGGCATGGCCTGCACGGTGTTTGCATTCCTTGCCTCGATGGGGATGGGCGCGGACCTGCGCGCCGAGCTGTTCCGCAGGGTGCAGAGCTTCTCCTTCGGCAACCTCGACCGGCTCGAGAGCGGGAACCTCATCACCAGGCTGACGAACGACGTGACCCAGATACAGGACGTGGTGATGATGATGCTCAGGATGCTGTGGCGGGCCCCCATCATGCTCGTGGGGGGCATAGTGATGGCGGTGATCACGAGCCCTCGCCTCTCGCTCATGTTCCTCGTGATCATGCCCGTGCTGCTGGCGGTGATGGCGGTGCTGCTGCGGATGGGCTACAACCTGTTCAGCAGGGTGCAGGCCATGCTCGACAGGATCAACACGGTGCTGCAGGAGAACCTGGCGGGCATAAGGCTGATCAGGGCGTTTGCCAGGCGAGACTTCGAGATCAACCGCTTCCGCGAGGTCAACGAGGGCTTCGCACAGGCCAACATCTCCGCCATCCGGCTGATATCTTTCGGCATGCCGTTCATGATGCTGATGCTCAACGGCGGGATAGTGGCCGTGGTCTGGTTCGGCGGGCGGTGGGCCATCGGGGGCTCCCTCCAAGTCGGCCAGCTGGTGGCGTTCGTCTCCTACCTGGTGCAGAGCCTGATGTCCCTCATGATGGTGAGCATGCTGATCGTGAGGCTCTCCCGAGCCGAGGCCTCGGCCGACCGCATCTCAGAGGTGCTGGACGAGCGGCCCGACCTGGCGGTGGCGACCTCGCCCGTGCGCGACGTGGAGGTCCAGGGGAGGGTGGAGTTCCAGCACGTCACCTTCAGCTACGACCACAGCGGGGGAGATCCCGTGCTCCGCGACATCTCCTTCGTCGCCGAGCCCGGCCAGATGATAGGCATCATCGGGCCGACGGGGTCCGGCAAGTCCACGCTGGTGAGCCTCATACCTCGCTTCTACGATCCCACCTGTGGGCGGGTGCTCCTGGACGGGGTCGACGTGCGGGAGATGGACGAGGAGCTGCTCCGCAGGTCGGTGGGGGTGGCCCTCCAGGAGGCGGTGCTGTTCAGCGGCACCATCCGCGACAACATCCGCTTCGGTCGGCCGGAGGCCTCGGACGAGGAGGTGGAGTGGGCCGCCAAGCTCGCGCAGGCGCACGACTTCATCATGAGCTTCCCGGATGGGTACGACTCGGTCGTGGGGCAGCGCGGAGTCAACCTCTCGGGAGGGCAGAAGCAGAGGCTAGCTATCGCACGCGCCCTGCTGGTGCGGCCCAAGGTGCTCGTGCTCGACGACAGCACGAGCGCGGTGGACGCCGAGACCGAGTCCAGGATCCAGGCGGCCCTGCGGGAGCTGCGCCAGACCAGGTTCGTGGTGGCCCAGCGCATCAGCTCGGTGATGCCCGCGGACAAGATACTGGTGCTCGAGGACGGCAGGATAGTTGCCCAGGGCACCCACGACGAGCTGATGCAGACCAGCCCGGCCTATCGGGAGATCTACGAATCACAGATGGAGCACGGAGCGGTAGTACATGACGCAGCCTAG
- a CDS encoding MarR family winged helix-turn-helix transcriptional regulator, with translation MGTMDCGERAIRGDVQHGQLVAEELLEVLHMLRRFMTHGLPECEGEGRHRHGPGSDLQDKRGQSRLMFILLKHGRMTMQGLADHLGVTPPTVTGMVKRLVEQGFVRRVHDESDWRTVWVELTPQGQEAITQHHRERTAALQQRLDRLDPEDRARLAMALPVLRKLFDFPSGNQ, from the coding sequence ATGGGCACGATGGATTGCGGAGAGCGCGCGATACGGGGAGATGTGCAGCACGGGCAGCTGGTGGCCGAGGAGCTGCTGGAGGTGCTCCATATGCTCCGACGGTTCATGACGCACGGGCTGCCGGAGTGCGAGGGGGAAGGCAGGCACAGGCACGGGCCAGGCAGCGACCTCCAGGACAAGCGCGGCCAGAGCCGCCTCATGTTCATCCTCCTCAAGCACGGCAGGATGACCATGCAAGGGTTGGCCGACCACCTAGGGGTCACCCCTCCCACCGTGACCGGGATGGTCAAGCGGCTGGTGGAGCAGGGCTTCGTGCGGCGGGTGCACGACGAGAGCGACTGGCGCACCGTGTGGGTCGAGCTGACCCCACAGGGGCAGGAGGCCATCACCCAGCACCACAGGGAGAGGACGGCCGCTCTGCAACAGCGGCTGGACCGGCTGGACCCCGAGGACAGGGCACGCCTCGCGATGGCCCTGCCAGTGCTCCGCAAGCTGTTCGACTTCCCAAGCGGGAACCAGTAA
- a CDS encoding xanthine dehydrogenase family protein molybdopterin-binding subunit — METRRYPAGLEGQSGSRREMPRDAETRRIGDWLRIDPDGGVTVFTGKVEVGQGIRTSLAQAVAEELRVPPQMVRLVMADTALVPFDAGTFGSRTTPTMAHTLRLVAASAREVLLDRAAERLGVPRSELVAAEGRVSHPPSGRSLGYAELAGGEELAEDYREDAPLTPPSSWSVLGRPLPRARMEALVTGSHRYPSDVALPGMLIAKVVRPPLPGCRLLHVDTTEAEAMEGVRVVRDGDFVAVAAEDSFLASQAAAAVRAEWERPEVPSDEELYEYLKAHPMEPDPDRPFPQPLLHQQGSLELGLGEAEVRHAAEYRVAYIAHVPPETRAATAVWEGERLTVWTGTQRPFGVRAELAAFFGLPEDQVRVIVPDAGSGYGGKHTGEAAIEAARVARALGVPVKVHWTRQEELTHAYFRPAGVIDVRSGATRDGKLRAWEFHNYNSGPAAIMTPYDVPHQHIEYHLCRSPLRQGSYRALAATANHFARESHMDELAHMLEVDPLEFRLDNTSDGRLRAVLLAAAEAYGWVSRRRRGHRGHGLACGTEKGSYVATCAEVEVDPDTQQVRVVRIVQAFECGAIHNPDLLRNQVEGAIVQGLGGALYERVRIEGGNICNGHLSLYRVPRFTDLPSIEVVLLDRRDLPAVGAGETPLVCVAPALANAIFDATGQRLRSLPLLPDGRLPARA, encoded by the coding sequence ATGGAGACGCGCAGGTATCCTGCCGGACTCGAGGGGCAGAGCGGCAGCAGGAGGGAGATGCCCCGCGATGCCGAGACCCGACGCATCGGCGACTGGTTGAGGATAGATCCCGATGGCGGGGTGACGGTGTTCACCGGCAAGGTGGAGGTCGGCCAGGGCATCCGGACCTCCCTGGCGCAGGCGGTCGCCGAGGAGTTGCGCGTGCCGCCCCAGATGGTGCGGCTGGTGATGGCCGACACGGCCCTGGTGCCCTTCGATGCGGGCACGTTCGGCAGCCGCACGACCCCCACGATGGCGCACACCCTGCGCCTGGTGGCTGCCTCCGCCCGGGAGGTGCTCCTGGACAGGGCCGCCGAGAGGCTGGGCGTGCCGAGATCGGAGCTCGTGGCCGCTGAGGGCAGGGTATCCCATCCCCCCAGCGGCAGGAGCCTCGGCTACGCCGAGCTCGCCGGCGGGGAGGAGCTTGCGGAGGATTACCGGGAAGATGCGCCCCTGACTCCCCCGTCGTCCTGGTCGGTACTGGGCAGGCCGTTGCCGAGGGCGCGCATGGAGGCGCTGGTCACGGGCAGCCATCGCTACCCTTCCGACGTGGCCCTGCCGGGCATGCTCATCGCCAAGGTGGTGCGGCCGCCGCTCCCCGGCTGCAGGCTGCTGCACGTGGACACGACCGAGGCGGAGGCCATGGAGGGCGTGCGGGTGGTGCGCGACGGGGATTTCGTGGCGGTGGCCGCCGAGGACAGCTTCCTTGCGAGCCAAGCAGCTGCGGCCGTGCGGGCGGAGTGGGAGCGCCCGGAGGTGCCGTCCGATGAGGAGCTGTACGAGTACCTCAAGGCGCACCCCATGGAGCCGGATCCCGATCGCCCGTTCCCCCAACCGCTGCTGCATCAGCAGGGATCGCTCGAGCTGGGCCTGGGGGAGGCGGAGGTAAGGCACGCAGCGGAGTACAGGGTGGCCTACATCGCGCACGTGCCGCCCGAGACCAGGGCCGCGACGGCCGTGTGGGAGGGGGAACGCCTGACGGTGTGGACGGGCACGCAGAGGCCGTTCGGGGTGCGCGCGGAGCTGGCCGCCTTCTTCGGGCTACCGGAGGACCAGGTGCGCGTGATCGTGCCCGACGCGGGCTCCGGCTACGGCGGCAAGCACACGGGAGAGGCAGCCATCGAGGCCGCACGCGTCGCCCGCGCCCTGGGCGTGCCCGTGAAGGTGCACTGGACTCGGCAGGAGGAGCTGACTCACGCCTACTTCCGACCGGCCGGAGTGATCGACGTGCGCAGCGGCGCCACGCGAGATGGCAAGCTGCGCGCCTGGGAGTTCCACAACTACAACTCCGGGCCGGCGGCCATCATGACGCCGTACGACGTGCCACACCAGCACATCGAGTACCACCTCTGCAGGTCCCCGCTGCGGCAGGGATCGTACAGGGCCCTGGCCGCGACCGCCAACCACTTCGCCCGGGAGTCGCACATGGATGAGCTGGCCCACATGCTCGAGGTGGATCCTCTGGAGTTCAGGCTGGACAACACCTCCGATGGGCGGCTCCGAGCCGTGCTGCTCGCGGCCGCCGAGGCGTACGGTTGGGTGAGCCGCCGGCGGAGGGGGCACAGAGGTCACGGTCTGGCTTGCGGCACGGAGAAGGGCAGCTACGTGGCCACCTGCGCGGAGGTGGAGGTCGACCCGGACACCCAGCAGGTTAGGGTGGTGCGCATCGTCCAAGCTTTCGAGTGCGGGGCCATCCACAACCCCGACCTGCTGCGCAACCAGGTGGAAGGGGCCATCGTGCAGGGGCTGGGGGGAGCGCTGTACGAGCGCGTGCGGATCGAGGGGGGCAACATCTGCAACGGCCACCTGTCGCTCTACAGGGTCCCCCGGTTCACCGACCTGCCAAGCATCGAGGTCGTGCTGCTCGACCGCCGGGACCTGCCTGCCGTTGGGGCCGGAGAGACACCGCTGGTGTGCGTGGCCCCGGCGCTGGCCAACGCCATCTTCGATGCCACCGGCCAGCGACTGCGCTCCCTGCCCCTCCTGCCCGATGGCCGCCTGCCGGCGCGGGCATAG
- a CDS encoding (2Fe-2S)-binding protein, which translates to MREITLVVNGRESRVSTCPDKPLLFVLREELGLTGAKPGCGEGVCGFCTVLVDGEPRRSCLLPVVSVEGREVTTIEGLAVGGELHPVQRAFIELGAMQCGYCTPGMIMSAVGLLRGHPSPTRSEIEAYMEGNICRCGTYPRILQAVMRAAEISKEVRG; encoded by the coding sequence ATGAGAGAGATCACCCTGGTTGTCAACGGCCGGGAGAGCAGGGTCAGCACCTGCCCCGACAAGCCGCTGCTCTTCGTGCTGCGCGAGGAGCTCGGGCTCACGGGCGCGAAGCCCGGATGTGGAGAGGGGGTCTGCGGGTTCTGCACGGTCCTGGTGGATGGGGAGCCCCGGCGCTCGTGCCTCCTGCCGGTGGTGTCCGTGGAGGGGCGGGAGGTGACGACGATAGAGGGATTGGCCGTGGGCGGAGAGCTGCATCCCGTGCAGCGCGCCTTCATCGAGCTCGGAGCCATGCAGTGTGGCTACTGCACCCCGGGCATGATCATGAGCGCGGTGGGGCTGCTGCGGGGGCACCCATCGCCCACCAGGTCGGAGATCGAGGCTTACATGGAGGGGAACATCTGCCGGTGCGGCACGTACCCACGCATCCTCCAGGCCGTGATGCGCGCCGCGGAGATATCCAAGGAGGTGAGGGGCTGA
- a CDS encoding phytanoyl-CoA dioxygenase family protein, with product MLDTVEITHTTTADQITDEAVQLYRSQGFIRVRGVLSPEEVERFREAALRLSERMQSLHKGSVFTQLVNAWREDEVLRELTLYPKLARIAEALAGVPLRLWHDQVLIKQPQKSTATEFHQDQPYWPHARSAHSLSAWVALCDVPVERGCMTFIPGSHTRTELAAQNLEDPRSLFSLCPDLEWDARVTLPLRAGDCTFHHSRCAHMANPNVTHEPRVAYVIIYMDADTIYTGQPHVVTDPLALSPGQTLEGELFPRVGERR from the coding sequence ATGCTGGACACAGTGGAGATCACCCATACCACCACGGCCGACCAGATCACCGACGAGGCGGTGCAGCTCTACCGCAGCCAGGGCTTCATCAGGGTGCGCGGCGTCCTCTCTCCGGAGGAGGTGGAGAGGTTTCGAGAGGCAGCGCTAAGGCTCTCCGAGCGCATGCAGAGCCTCCACAAGGGCTCGGTCTTCACACAGCTCGTCAACGCCTGGCGCGAGGACGAGGTGCTGCGCGAGCTCACCCTGTACCCCAAGCTGGCCAGGATAGCTGAGGCGCTCGCGGGCGTGCCCCTACGCCTGTGGCACGATCAGGTGCTTATCAAGCAACCCCAGAAGAGCACGGCCACCGAGTTCCATCAGGATCAGCCCTATTGGCCGCACGCGCGCTCCGCGCACTCGCTCTCGGCCTGGGTGGCGCTGTGCGACGTGCCGGTCGAGAGGGGGTGCATGACGTTCATCCCGGGCTCGCACACCCGCACGGAGCTGGCCGCGCAGAACCTGGAGGACCCGCGCAGCCTCTTCAGCCTATGTCCCGACCTGGAGTGGGACGCCAGGGTGACGCTCCCGCTCAGGGCGGGCGACTGCACCTTCCACCACAGCAGGTGCGCCCACATGGCCAACCCCAACGTCACCCACGAGCCCAGGGTGGCGTACGTGATCATCTACATGGACGCCGACACCATCTACACAGGACAACCGCACGTGGTTACCGACCCGCTCGCGCTGTCGCCGGGACAGACCTTGGAGGGGGAGCTGTTCCCGCGCGTGGGCGAGCGCAGGTAA
- a CDS encoding helix-turn-helix transcriptional regulator, producing MEGWSRLPRQMVFKGEHCPLDVNLHKLDAPCQPHAHDFLEIAVIFGGGGVHRTIRGDLPVSRGDAFILWPQSWHAFLDCRGLEVYNCCVGPELLRRELAWLREDPVAGCIFGDDSHAEAEIVHVKLTEDDAEIARGHFEALLGLSEDSAFHRVERLGHLLLLLGLLARRFVAEAIAGRPKQHPAVSRVVQLLRAEADRDWTLRELAGEVALEPSYLVRLCKAQLGLPPMAYLARLRLERAAHLLLRTDLSITQIAAEVGWPDPNYFCRRFRAYFGLPPTLYRKQLASGGADRGPHP from the coding sequence GTGGAAGGTTGGTCCAGGCTGCCCAGGCAGATGGTGTTCAAGGGAGAGCACTGCCCGCTGGACGTCAACTTGCATAAGCTGGACGCGCCTTGTCAGCCGCACGCCCACGATTTTCTCGAGATAGCCGTGATCTTCGGCGGCGGGGGCGTGCATCGCACCATCCGAGGCGACCTGCCGGTGTCGCGAGGGGACGCCTTCATCCTCTGGCCCCAGAGTTGGCACGCCTTCCTGGACTGCCGCGGCCTGGAGGTGTACAACTGCTGCGTGGGCCCCGAGCTGCTGCGCCGGGAGCTGGCCTGGCTGAGGGAGGATCCCGTCGCCGGTTGCATCTTCGGGGACGACTCTCACGCCGAGGCGGAGATCGTGCACGTCAAGCTGACGGAGGATGATGCGGAGATCGCCAGGGGGCACTTCGAGGCCCTGCTCGGGCTCTCCGAGGACTCGGCCTTCCACCGGGTGGAGCGCCTGGGGCACCTGCTGCTGTTGTTGGGGTTGCTGGCGCGGCGCTTCGTCGCGGAGGCGATCGCCGGACGCCCCAAGCAGCACCCGGCGGTGAGCCGAGTGGTGCAGCTGCTGCGGGCCGAGGCGGATCGCGACTGGACGCTGCGCGAGCTGGCGGGAGAGGTGGCGCTCGAGCCCTCGTACCTGGTAAGGCTGTGCAAGGCACAGCTGGGGCTGCCTCCGATGGCCTATCTGGCGAGGCTGCGCCTGGAGAGGGCGGCCCACCTGCTGCTGCGCACCGACCTCAGCATCACGCAGATCGCTGCCGAGGTGGGCTGGCCCGACCCCAACTACTTCTGCCGCAGGTTCAGGGCTTACTTCGGCCTGCCCCCAACCCTCTACCGCAAGCAGCTGGCGAGCGGTGGGGCAGATCGAGGGCCCCACCCCTAG
- a CDS encoding sulfite exporter TauE/SafE family protein yields MSLLWPWGGLVIIGFCVGALGTLIGAGGGFLLVPILLLMYPHESAKTITAISLAVVWLNATAGSVAYARMRRIDYHRGTIFAVASAPGAVLGALVTRYIPRSVFDPLFGLVLLALSTYIFVRGKAPEGSSRPAHVNVPLGAVLSFGVGFLSSLLGIGGGIIHVPLLVQLLDYPTHIATATSHFILAIMSFVGTVTHIVTGEFTTGWRRTLALGMGVLAGAPVGARLSQRLGGKTILRALALGLMLVGIRLLLRMF; encoded by the coding sequence ATGTCGCTGCTATGGCCCTGGGGAGGATTGGTGATCATCGGGTTCTGCGTGGGCGCCCTGGGCACGCTCATAGGCGCGGGCGGGGGCTTCCTCTTAGTGCCTATCCTCCTCTTGATGTATCCACACGAGTCGGCCAAGACCATCACCGCCATCTCCCTAGCCGTGGTGTGGTTGAACGCTACCGCGGGCTCCGTCGCCTACGCGCGCATGCGGAGGATAGACTACCACCGGGGCACCATCTTCGCCGTGGCCAGCGCCCCCGGCGCGGTCCTGGGGGCGCTGGTGACCCGCTACATACCCCGCAGCGTGTTCGACCCCCTGTTTGGGCTCGTGCTGCTGGCGCTATCGACCTATATCTTCGTGCGGGGCAAGGCTCCCGAGGGCAGCTCTCGCCCGGCCCACGTCAACGTCCCCCTGGGAGCGGTGCTCAGCTTCGGAGTGGGGTTCCTCTCCAGCCTGCTGGGCATCGGCGGGGGCATCATCCACGTGCCGCTGCTCGTGCAGCTGCTGGACTATCCCACGCACATCGCCACGGCCACCTCCCACTTCATCCTGGCGATCATGAGCTTCGTGGGCACCGTCACCCACATAGTCACTGGGGAGTTCACCACCGGCTGGAGGCGCACGCTCGCGCTCGGGATGGGGGTGCTGGCGGGTGCGCCGGTGGGAGCGAGGCTGTCGCAGCGGCTGGGGGGCAAGACTATTCTGAGGGCTCTGGCGCTCGGGCTGATGCTGGTGGGGATAAGGTTGCTGCTCCGAATGTTCTAG
- a CDS encoding putative glycoside hydrolase, with protein sequence MRDKLAYFVVSLSILSMLLTACGFGNTNTSNNANPTPTMTSQHTPTASMVPSDPTATPDPSSTPAARPSGEKSRMPSPTVEPREAARTRGHATYTGRVLDEDGKPVRLAWVYVDEAIGRTDEAGKFALQAPADARELTVMAPGYRKLTRKIADPNLGDVSLTPFVAKAVYVSGIGDPDVYRRFMRLIEETELNAIVINVKNDDGKVWTSKVPLARQIGASYEDFHLQEFVRDMHRRGIYVIGRFTTFRDPTLATARPDMAVRDIRGGVWEDNKGHRWVDPFNKKVWRYFGDLLEEIAASGIDEIQFDYVRFPVDGDLSKVEYLTPSTRYNRPDTIEAFLRYASSRIRPHKVFISADTYGLTVWSEKEQGTGQVLERLAPYLDYYSPMIYPDHFAPGTGGYRIPSAHPYEIIYESVVRAKRRLRGDNVNTLVRPYLSAFPDTQYGQPFGLPQWLAQKRAAEDAGAHGWIYWDAALQYPDELFRKE encoded by the coding sequence GTGCGAGATAAGTTAGCATATTTTGTGGTCTCTCTGTCGATCTTGTCTATGCTTTTGACCGCATGCGGCTTTGGAAACACCAACACCTCCAATAATGCCAACCCAACCCCTACTATGACCAGCCAGCACACACCCACAGCCTCCATGGTCCCGAGCGATCCCACCGCCACCCCGGACCCAAGCTCCACTCCTGCGGCACGACCATCAGGAGAGAAGTCTAGGATGCCCTCCCCGACGGTCGAACCCCGGGAGGCTGCACGCACGCGCGGGCACGCGACCTACACCGGCAGGGTGCTGGATGAAGATGGCAAGCCGGTGAGGTTAGCCTGGGTCTACGTGGATGAAGCTATAGGAAGAACGGACGAAGCCGGTAAGTTCGCACTACAGGCACCAGCTGACGCGAGGGAGCTCACTGTGATGGCTCCAGGCTACAGGAAACTCACGCGCAAGATCGCGGATCCCAACCTGGGAGACGTCTCACTCACGCCGTTCGTCGCCAAAGCCGTGTACGTCTCGGGCATCGGCGATCCCGACGTCTACCGAAGGTTCATGAGGCTCATCGAGGAGACCGAGCTGAACGCGATCGTCATCAACGTCAAGAACGACGACGGCAAGGTGTGGACGAGCAAGGTGCCCCTCGCTAGGCAGATAGGTGCCAGCTACGAGGACTTCCACCTCCAGGAGTTTGTGCGCGACATGCACCGCCGCGGGATCTATGTCATAGGCAGGTTCACTACCTTCCGAGACCCGACGCTGGCGACTGCGCGCCCGGACATGGCGGTGCGCGATATCCGGGGAGGCGTTTGGGAGGACAACAAAGGTCATCGCTGGGTGGACCCGTTCAATAAGAAGGTATGGAGATACTTTGGAGATCTGCTCGAAGAGATAGCGGCGAGTGGTATAGACGAAATCCAGTTTGACTACGTCAGGTTCCCCGTGGACGGAGACCTGAGCAAGGTGGAGTACCTCACCCCCAGCACACGCTACAACCGTCCCGATACGATAGAGGCCTTCCTCAGGTACGCCTCCAGCAGGATTAGGCCTCACAAAGTGTTCATCTCGGCGGACACCTATGGCCTCACCGTCTGGAGCGAGAAGGAGCAGGGGACCGGGCAGGTGCTGGAGCGGCTCGCTCCCTACTTGGATTACTACTCTCCCATGATCTACCCAGATCACTTCGCCCCGGGCACTGGCGGCTACAGGATACCCTCCGCCCATCCTTACGAGATCATCTACGAATCCGTCGTCAGGGCCAAGCGTCGCCTTAGGGGGGACAACGTGAACACGTTGGTGCGACCCTATCTATCGGCCTTTCCGGACACGCAGTATGGCCAGCCCTTCGGTCTGCCACAATGGCTTGCACAGAAGCGGGCCGCTGAGGATGCCGGCGCCCACGGCTGGATCTACTGGGATGCCGCGCTGCAGTACCCGGATGAGCTCTTCCGCAAGGAGTAA
- a CDS encoding SDR family NAD(P)-dependent oxidoreductase, whose product MKLPNKIALVTGANSGIGRAIALLFAREGADVVVHYWQDVDGAQRTATEIRACGRRAEIVQSDLSEPQNASRMFDRVLQIVDRIDVLVNNAGTGSAYPDSLSTPLEDFMRVMNVNLVSPWVLCQRAATLMAERGGGVIINISSVHEDTATPGGAAYGASKAGLRSIMRTLAVELAPRGIRVNNIAPGTIVTPMTEAALLDPGTMEYVRRRIPMGRPGMPEEVANVALFLASDDASYVTGATYYVDGGLLQRMGGV is encoded by the coding sequence GTGAAGCTACCCAACAAGATAGCGCTCGTTACCGGAGCGAACAGCGGTATAGGCAGGGCGATAGCATTGCTCTTCGCGCGCGAGGGCGCCGACGTCGTAGTGCACTACTGGCAAGACGTCGATGGGGCTCAGCGCACTGCGACGGAGATCCGTGCGTGTGGCAGACGGGCGGAGATCGTGCAGTCGGACCTGTCCGAGCCTCAGAACGCCTCCAGGATGTTCGATAGGGTCCTACAGATCGTCGACAGGATAGACGTGTTGGTCAACAACGCCGGCACCGGCTCGGCCTATCCCGACTCCCTATCCACGCCCCTGGAGGACTTCATGCGGGTGATGAACGTTAACCTTGTTAGCCCCTGGGTGTTGTGTCAAAGAGCTGCGACTCTGATGGCGGAGAGGGGTGGAGGCGTGATAATCAACATCAGCTCGGTGCACGAAGATACTGCTACCCCAGGGGGGGCGGCTTACGGCGCCTCTAAGGCGGGGCTTCGCAGCATCATGCGCACCCTAGCGGTAGAGCTAGCACCCCGCGGGATCAGGGTAAACAACATCGCTCCTGGCACGATTGTCACGCCGATGACGGAGGCCGCGCTGCTCGATCCTGGGACGATGGAGTACGTCCGCCGCAGGATACCGATGGGCAGGCCTGGTATGCCGGAGGAAGTAGCGAACGTGGCACTCTTTCTGGCGTCCGATGATGCCAGCTACGTCACCGGCGCCACCTACTACGTGGACGGAGGACTATTGCAGCGTATGGGCGGCGTGTGA
- a CDS encoding cytochrome c biogenesis CcdA family protein, with protein MRAFGVDQRREQYGLIASLLVLIVALAAAIATGNRFSQVTGGVEAIAFSWSRLISSLGSALPLGYAFVAGMVAAVNPCGFALLPAYLAYYLGDDTKRKGAQLGRALGISAMVTLGFVLLFGTMGVVLAAVTTSVAGVFPWVGLIVGIALVFLGGRMLGGHMVYSSLGERVADRIGSRARGRNLGAYFLYGLAYGACSLGCTLPIFLIVVGGTLSAGDLVRGLWQFVSYALGMGAVLAALTLAAAVLSSTAIRRVRTLSRWVQPASAVLLLLAGGYIVYYWLTLGGLL; from the coding sequence ATGAGGGCCTTCGGAGTCGACCAGCGGAGGGAGCAGTACGGCCTCATCGCCTCGCTCCTGGTGCTGATAGTGGCCCTGGCAGCGGCGATCGCTACCGGCAACCGCTTCAGCCAGGTCACGGGCGGGGTAGAGGCGATAGCCTTCAGCTGGAGCAGGCTCATAAGCTCGCTGGGCAGCGCGCTGCCCCTCGGCTACGCCTTCGTCGCCGGCATGGTGGCCGCGGTCAACCCCTGTGGGTTCGCGCTCCTGCCCGCGTACCTGGCGTACTATCTCGGAGACGACACCAAGCGCAAGGGAGCTCAGCTGGGACGAGCCCTGGGGATCAGCGCGATGGTGACACTGGGCTTCGTGCTCCTGTTCGGCACAATGGGCGTGGTGCTGGCGGCCGTCACCACGAGCGTCGCCGGCGTGTTCCCCTGGGTGGGGCTCATCGTGGGCATCGCACTAGTTTTCCTGGGTGGCCGGATGCTTGGCGGGCACATGGTCTACTCCAGCCTGGGAGAAAGGGTAGCCGACCGCATCGGCAGCCGGGCGCGAGGGCGCAACCTAGGGGCCTACTTCCTGTATGGCCTGGCCTATGGAGCCTGCTCTCTCGGGTGCACCTTGCCCATCTTCCTGATAGTAGTAGGTGGTACCCTCAGCGCAGGCGATCTTGTGAGAGGGTTGTGGCAGTTTGTGAGCTACGCCCTCGGGATGGGAGCTGTGCTGGCGGCCCTAACGCTAGCTGCGGCCGTCCTCTCTAGCACCGCCATCCGCAGGGTAAGGACCTTGTCGCGCTGGGTGCAACCCGCCTCGGCTGTGCTCCTGCTGCTCGCTGGTGGGTACATCGTGTACTATTGGCTGACCTTGGGAGGGCTGCTGTAG